In Geotalea uraniireducens, the genomic window CACCCTCATCGAACTGTTGATCGTCGTGGCGATCATCGGTATCCTGGCGGCCATCGCTATCCCGCAGTTCTCGGCTTACCGCGTTAAAGCGTATAATAGCGCTGCGGGCAGTGATCTGCGAAATCTGAAAACTGCGCTTGAGTCTGCTTTCGCTGACGATCAATCTTATCCGCCGGAAGGTTAATTGACAAAGGAAAGAGGGGATACCATGAAAAAGACTGTACTAGTTATAGGTGCAATTATAGCTCTTGAAGGTATTGCTTTTGCAGCAGGCAAGATTCCTACAGCTACAATGAGTGGGAAAGCTTTTACTCTTAAACCATCATCCAATGTTGAAGTCTCTTACTATACTACTAATGGGACTACAAACGCTGCTGGAACAATAAACACCAATTACATCGCGAATACTAAAAACATTTCAGGTAATACTGTTTTTTCATCTTCTAATAATACTTCAAATATCTATTACCAGGAAAACGATGATTGGAAAGGAAAGACTCTTGCTGAAAGTGGTGTTGCAATGACTGATCCTACAAAAACTACCGATACAGATTATGCTAACGCTGGCGGTTGGTCTTCAAAGTAATTCTGGCAAACTTAATACAATCTCAGCAACAAAGGGGCATCTACATGCCCCTTTGTTGTTAAGTTACTAAACAGTATGCGTAACGCTAATATTTATCACTTCTTGATAGTTGTTGCAGCTGTCATATTAGCTTACCTAAATGTTGTTCATGTTGGGTTTCTAAGCCTAGATGATCGATATATGGTAGGACTTCTCCAGAGTTCAGATTACAATATTTGGAAGCAGTTTGGGGGTGGCGGAGGGGATTATTTTCGGCCTCTCGTTTTTTTGTCATATGACCTAGATTTGAAACTTTTTGGGGACAATCCGCAAGGGTTCCATCTGGTAAACCTCGCGATTCACCTTGCTAATAGCATCTTAGTATACATTCTTGCCGACCTACTTACCAGAAGCAAGGAGCCAAATAGATATTGCGCTCTTGTTGCTGCTGTTTTCTTTGCTCTTAATCCGTTGAATACTGAAGCAGTTGTCTGGATTTCAGGCCGTTTCGACCTGCTCTGTTGTTTCTTTTTTCTATTAGCTATGATTGTTGCTATTGATAAGCGTGTTTCGGTTTTAAAATCGGCAATCTCACTTTTTATAATGTTATTCTGCTCGTTACTATCAAAAGAAGCTTCTGCAGGATTTGTTTTGATTCTTAGCGTGTATGTGTTGGTTGATTTATCAAACAAAAGTAAACGTACATTTATACTTTTAATGACTGCATGGGTAACAACGGTAGTGTATTTATTTTTCAGGACCGGATTTACCACAAAAGTTGATAGTGGAATAACTAAGGTTATCACTGCGCCCGCAACATTTAGTGCAACTGTTTTTGATGATTTTGCAGTTTATGGTTTCTATCTGAAAAAACTTTTATTTCCATTCCCATTGAACTTTGCTATTAACAGTATTGACAAACCTTTATGCCTATTTATTGGCATTGTTGTGTTACTACTATTTGCCTTTTTATTTAAACGATATGATATATATCGTTTGCCAATACTTATCGTGGTCTTTTCACTTATACCGCCAGTCCTTGCTTATCAAGGCGGATTACCATGGACGTCCTTTGCCGAACGTTATCTTTACCTCCCTATGGTGGGAATGGCACTTCTAATTGGATTAATTGTTGGTCGTTTGCCTCGAACGTCTTTTATTTTATCTTGTTTATTGATTATGTTGCTTGCAATTCCAACTATGCAACGAGTTAATCTTTGGGCTGATTCCAAAGCATTTTGGATTGATGTGATAAAAAAATCGCCAGAATTCCCTCGGAGCTATTCTGGCCTCGCAATTGAGTTCCTGTCGGAAAAGCGGTATGATGAGGCGGAAAGGCTGTTTAAAAAAACTTTGTCGATGGGCTACGAACGTGAATTTATCTGGCAAGACCTCGCTTCTATTTATCTAGCGAGACAAGAGATGCCATCGTATGAATATGCGATGGCACGTGCAGCATTTCTTGCACCTGCTCCCCGTTCAACAAGTATCTATAATTCGTTAACACAGGTGCTTATGTATTATGGTAGTGATACTGAATCAACTAAGAGCATTTATAGGAAAGTGGTTCAGTATTATCTTAAAGCGTACGAGAAAGATCCGACGTATTCTGATGGCCTCTACAATGCAGGCAAAATTGCCATGCTTGCTGGTGATAATACGGATGCTTTGCGTTATTTAAATAGGTTTTTGCTAAATCCAGGTAATTCAATGTTCAGACCCTTTGCGATTAAGCTCATCAGTAAAATAAATGATAAATGATATGCATCTAGTAATGAATGGAGTTAACAAATGTTTCGGCTCATGTTGGTCACGTTCAAGGGCATTGTCAGAGATCGAGTTCTACATGGCGTAGGGGCTCTATCGTTATTTTTCATTCTCATCCCATCAATTAGTTCCTTATCCATGCGTCAGGTTGTTGAGCTATCAACAACTCTTTCTCTGTCTTTTATATCGTTGATATTGCTTGTATTAGCAACGCTTCTTGGGAGCACCTTACTCTGGAAAGATATGGAACGTCGATATACTTTCAGTGTTTTAAGCCTTCCTATTGGTAGAGCTGCTTATCTTTTGGGTAAGTATCTAACCGTAAGCCTTTTTGTTTTTATCGTATCAGGTATACTTACCTTGGCAGCAGTTATTGTAATTAATGTTTCGTCTGGGATGTATCCCCCGGACCGGCCGGTTTCATGGAGCTTTATTGTTTTATGCATACTTTTCGATGCGATGAAGTCGCTTATACTGATATCATTTGCATTTCTTTTTTCGACAGTTAGCACATCTTTATTCCTTCCCGTTTTTGGTACCCTGGCAGTCTATTTCGCAGGTAACGCCAGTCAACAGGTCTATGAATACATCACGGCGGGTGGTGGGAGCCAACTCCCCTCGATAATTAAGGGGGCTGCTACTGTATTATATTATTTCCTTCCTAATTTCAGCTCATTCAACCTTAAAACCTACGCTATTTATGGAGTGCAACCTAATTTTCAGAGCCTCTGGTACGTAACTGCGTACTTTATTGTTTACACTGCCATTATTCTTGTTTGCGCATCTATCATATTCTGCCGTAAGGAAATGAACTGATGAAAACAAAGATAAGCATTCTCTTTGTTTTGATATTGCTCTACAGTATCATCATCATTCCTTTCACTCACTATATGAAAGAACGTCCATTTGTGGAAAAAATGGGATATCTCCCTGCCAATGATGCCCTCAAGTTTTTATCTGCAGATCAGAAGCAGGCCGTTGGTGCATCGTTGATTCTAAAGGTATTAATGTATTTTGGTGGTCAGGTAAGCAGCAAAGATATAGAAGTAAAAGCCACTATTGACTACAAAGCCATGTCCCGTACTATCCACTCAGCCTTGCATCTTGATCCGTACAATCTAGATGGTTATTACTTTGCACAAGCGATACTGGTATGGGATGTCAAACAGTATCAGGTAGCTAATACTTTATTACAATATGGCATGAAATATCGTACTTGGGATTGGTATCTGCCCTTTTTCGCAGGGTTCAACTATGCCTATTTCCTCCATGATTATCCTAATGCGGCAAAAATGTATATGCGTGCCGGCGAGTTGTCTGGAGAGCCGTTATTCAAGAAGCTGGCAGGACGCTATTTGCAGCAAGGTGGGCAAACGGCAATGGCAATTGCCTACCTCAGCACTATGGAAAAAGGTGCTAGAGACAAATCCATTAGAGAATCATTCCACTTACGTATCATTGCGTTTAAACGGGCTCTTTTGATTGAGAAAGCCCAAGGCAGATTTATCGCTGATCATGGTCAGCGCCCGAGTGCAATCCAGGACCTGGTTTTAGCAGGGTATCTAAAGGAAATCCCTGTTGATCCATACGGGGGGAAATTCTATCTGGAGCCAGATGGATCTGTTAATACCACTAGTAAGTTTGCTTTTGCCGGAGTCATGAACCATTGAGAAAGGGACTTTTATGACAACCCTCACTGCTTGTGAGCGTTCCGAAAAATCGGCTATTGTTATAGAACATCTGACTAAAACCTATATTGGCAAGAAAAGAGTTCGAATCGAAGCGCTGAAAGATATATCTCTTTCTGTCACTTGTGGTGAAGTTTTTGGTTTTTTGGGGCCTAACGGGGCAGGTAAAAGTACTACTATCAAGTGCCTTGTAGGCCTTTTGGAGCCCACAAAAGGTCATGCTTCAATAATGGGTAACATCGTCCCCCAAATTGCCTCACGGCGCAATCTTGGCTATTTACCCGAAAACCCGGCTTTTTATGATTATCTTTCGGCTGAAGAATATATCACTTTTGTAGGGTCGTCGTTTAACATGACGAAGGAACAATTGACTCCAAAATGTGAGGAAGTGCTCAAATTGCTGGGGCTTTGGGATGCCCGAAAGCGCCCGATGCGTAGCTATAGTAAAGGTATGGTGCAGCGCGTCGGATTAGCACAAGTGCTCGTTCACGACCCCGAGGTCTATATTCTTGACGAACCGATGAGTGGGCTCGATCCCCTCGGGAGGTCCTTGGTCAAAGATATTATTTGCGATCTCAAACGTCGAGGCAAAACGGTTTTTTTCAGCACACATATTATTGATGATGTAGAAAAAATTTGTGATCGAGTCGGGATAATCCTGCACGGTGAACTTCAATGCGTTGCAAAGGTTGAGCAAATTGTAAATGAAGGGATTACTGGCTACCAAGTCCGATCTCATCGCTCCGAGACTGGCGTTTTTACTGATCATATTGTCTCCAAGGAGGAATTGACTGATTTTCTTAATCGGCTTAAATCATCGGGTGAAGACGTAGTTTTGGTAGAACCTTGCAGGCAGCACCTTGAGGATTTCTTCCTCGCACTAGTTGGCAAGAATAAGCAGAGCACATGAATGTACCTTCTCTTGTACGGCTTCTTCGGCCACATCAGTGGCTAAAGAATCTGATGCTCTATTTTCCTCCTTTCCTTTCGGGGGCAATTACTGAGCCAGGGCTAGCAATCCATGGCATATTGCCATTCTTTGCCTTCTGTATGGGGTCGAGTGCAACATATATTTTCAATGACATCATCGACTGTGAACATGATCGCAACCACCCGGTCAAGCAGCATCGGCCAATCCCATCAGGGGAGGTCACGCTCAAGACAGCGGCTATTTGGGCCTTTTGCCTTTTTTTTGTTAGCTTGTGGATTGCCGTTTTTTCCAGCTCAGGGTGGTTTGTACTCTGCTTGGGCCTTTATCTTCTTATTTCCTGCATTTATACCTTAAAACTGAAAAATATCGCCCTGATAGATATCTTCTGCATAGCTACGTGTTTTTTGCTCCGGCTAGAGGCCGGTGGCGAAGCTTTTGCAATTACAATCTCTGCATGGCTTTTTATCACGGTATTTCTTTTGGCGCTTTTTCTCAGCATTGGCAAGCGATTAACCGAGAAACGGAGCCTGGGTACAGCAGCGGACCTGCATAGAAAGAGCCTCCAGAGCTATCCTGACGGATTTCTGGAAGGAGCTATGAATTTGACTGGGGGATCAGTACTCGTTACATACAGCATATATACCATCTCACGTAGCCAATTATTCTTGACCGTCCCCCTCTGCTGTTTTGGTCTCTTACGATATATTATGCGGGTCAAGTCAGGACTAAACGGTGATCCAACCGAATCATTATTGAAGGATTTGCCACTGCTCTTGGTTAGCCTTGCATGGGCTCTGATTGTAGGGTGGCGACTCTATTTTGCCTAAGATCTGCTACCTGGATATTTAACGTGAGTAGGAATACGCGAAGGTATATGAATGATTCAACGTCTTTATCGCTATAAGGACTTGCTGCTCGTATTTATCTGGCGGGAGTTTCTGATTCGTTACAAGCAGACCGTTATCGGGATTCTGTGGGCCATTTTGCAGCCTTTGAGTCTCATGCTCCTCTTCAGTTTCATCTTTGGCGTAGTCCTCCACATGACCCAAAAGAATTATCCCTATACACTTTTCTATTTCGCTGGTGTTCTCCCTTGGACATTTTTCTCCGGAGCTACTAATTTTTCGGTAACCTGCCTCTCTCATAACTTCAACTTAGTGACTAAAATTTATTTTCCTCGCGAGATCATCCCATTGTCAGGCGTTGCTATAAATTTTATTGATTATCTTATAGGTCTTTTCGTCTATTTTATTCTATTGTTCTTTTATAGTGTGCCAATTACATGGAACTTTATCTGGTTGCTACCGCTGATTTTACTGTTAATAATATATACTACATCTGTATCTCTTTTACTTTCTGCTCTGAATGTGTATTATCGCGATGTTAAATTGGCAACTAATTTCATAATTCAATTTTTATTTTTTGCAACGCCAGTCATCTATTCAATTGATTCAGTTGATAATCGCTGGAAGATTCTTTTGTTTTTCAATCCTCTTACATTCATCGTTGAAAATATGCGCCGTGTCACCATTGAAGGGCGAGGAATTATTATTTGGCAAATCGGTGCGGAAGCGCTTGGCATCATTCTTCTCTACATAATTATTTACAAGGTTTTCATAAGGATAGAGCGGGCCTTTGCCGATGTTATCTGAACCTATTATCTCATTTAGAAATGTTTGGAAGAAATATTCGCGGCAACAAGTGTTGAATAATTCGCTCCGAGAAGAGTTAGTCTCTCTTTTTACCGGCAGAAAAAGTCGCGAGGATTTGGATGAGGGGGAATTCTGGGCACTTCAAGGGATAAATTTTGACATAAAGCAGGGCGAGTGCATCGGTCTTTATGGCCCAAACGGTTCAGGTAAAAGTACTATTTTAAAGCTCATCTCCAATGTTACATACCCTACCAGGGGAATTATTGATGTTCGTGGCAGGGTTGCTCCGCTTATTGAACTCGGCGCCGGTATGCATCTCGATCTTACTGGTATCGAAAATATTTATATGAACGGAACAATACTTGGTGTTTCTATCAGGGAGCTGCGGAGTAAGGTAGACGAGATTATAGATTTTTCTGGGCTCAACGATTTTATTAATGTGCCAGTAAAAAAATATTCTTCTGGTATGTACTTACGACTTGCTTTTTCTATTGCTGTACATAGTGCAGCTGACATTTTTCTTTTTGACGAAGTACTGGCAGTTGGAGATGAAGAGTTTAAAGAGAAATGTAGACATAAAATTTCAGATATTATGGTAAGTGACAAAATAGTGTTAATTGTGAGTCATGACAAAGAAGATATGCAGCGTTATTGCGATAGAATACTCAGCATTACTCATGGGATCATGCAATGAATGAGAAATCGCAACGTACGTTTAATTGGCAATCATCGCCATATTTGCTAGTATACACAATGACCGCAGGGCTTGGAGATTATTTCGTAGTCGGTGACCTGACGCGTAAAGCTCGGGAAATAGTTCCTGGAGCAACTTGTGTCGTCATTCATCGTGGCAATCCCCATGTGAAGCTCTGGCCTACCTGTGATGCAGGAACACTTTTCTTTGACCTTTACCACCCTCTGGAGTTATTCTCCTTCATCCACCTGCTCAGAATGGCTCGAAATTCTGGCGCCAAGGTTTTCGGGTTCCAAATGGCTCCGGGCTCACTCCAAGGGTATCTCTTTTATTCCTTAATCAAGCGAATTAAAGCACTTGACTTCATTGTCGATTTCAATCTCATCAATGCGGACATTATCACCCCTCCAAAAGGTGACTACATCCTTGATTTGCATCTTAACCAGCTCGCTACTATCTTCAGGAAGCCGCCCCATCCCAATCCACGCCTTAAACTGCCAATTGCAACTAAATGCGCACCTCTCCAGATTAACTCTTCCTTTGTTGGAATCCACCCATGGACACGACGCAATAACGATCGCCTGACATGGTCATACGATAAGTGGCTGGAAGTGGTGGCATACCTTCTTGAACACAGGTATCGCCCGGTTCTCTTCGGACGGGACTCACAGTTCCCAGTCTTCAGAGAGAAGCTCCGGCGCGAGTTCGGAGACAATAAAATCATATTTCGTCCTTCCGGCAGCGTTAAAGAACTAGTGGAAACAGTTAGCGAACTGTCGCTCCTCATATCGCTTAACACTTCAACTATTCATGCATCCTATGCTCTACAGGTAAAAACGGTCGTACTATCGGGTCCCCATCTAGACTTATGGACACCAAAGAACGAATTGTTCCGTGAAGTTCGCGATCCGATTGCGATTTATCCCCCCTCTGACGAATCAAAGACTGACCCCGGAATGCCGATGGTTTCGAGAATACCAACCAGTACTGTGATTTCAGCTATTGATGAACTATTGAACGAGGGTGGCAGCTGTGAAGGTTCTTGACGCTGCATACCGCTACTACAAGGATTTCGGATTCAGACTGACGGCAAAGCAAATCTTCCATAGACTGGCGGGCTATGCTGTTGAGGGATTCGTCATCCTTGCGTCCCACTCTATAATTTTGAGGAAATGGATATTCGGATACTGCGTCAATGCCATTCCCGATGATATATCAAAGCTTTTTGATGATAGGGAGGGGACGCGTATTGCCATCATCCTGATCGGCGGGATAGGGGACAGTCTTTTTCTTTCTGCTATGGCTGTTGGAATCCGCGAAAAGTACCCTGACGCCAGACTTTTCGCCTTTGTCAGAGATTTATCCCAAGCTGATATTTTTTTGGGTTGTGGGCTCTTTACTGCATTCTATGGGGTCAGGGATAGACGCCTTGATTTTCTGCGCAGAATCTTAGCTAATGAAGTCGATCTATCCTTTGAAAACCGTTATGTCGTGGCCACCAAAGGGAAGCTTGTCTCTCGCAATGAATCTGTCAAGTTGAAAAGAAAGTTTGCTGAATTGAATCAGAACTGGGAACTCTTTCCCCTGGAGAACTTCCGTTATGGCACCCTTGGCAAGACAATTTTTGAACTGGCATCAGCCACTTCAGGTCTGGAGATAAGTAACGACAACCTTTTTATTCCTCTCCACTCCGGAGATTTTGAGTGTTTGGGAAGAGAGTTGCATGGCCTATCTCCTTACCGGTACATAACAATTCACCATGGCTGTGACCGCAGAATGGTTCTTCCTGACGGCAGTGGTAGCAAGTACCAAACTAAAAACTGGCCACTTGCCCGATGGGAAAAAGTTGTGGCTCAATTACAGGAAGAGGGATTTGTTGTTGTCCAGCTTGGGCTCAGCACAGAAGAAATGATCCCCGGTGCGCTCAGCCTGCTGGGAAAGTTGTCAATCAGAGAAACAGCTGCGGTGCTTAAGTATTCACAGTTACATCTCGACACCGAAGGAGGACTTGTACATCTGGCAAAAGCGGTGAAAACGAGATCCATTGTTGTTTTTGGTCCGACACCGGTTAGCCTTTTCGGGTACTCTGAAAATGCCAATCTGACAGCGGGAACATGTCATAACTGTTTCTGGAGCGATGTTCGGTGGTTCCAACGTTGTCCAAAGGGAACGAATCCTGCAGCTTGTATGGAAATGGTGACGGTCCAAAACGTAACTGATGCTGCCCACCGTTTGTTGGAGAACGCTAGGCGCAAACTTCCACAGGCGGAATTGGTTGACCTTTCCTGTTTTGATAAGACTGCGATCGTTAATTGTCAGAATACGCAGTCACAACATATTGATACTGAAATTTTTGGACATGATAATGCTATCAATTCAAAAGAATTATTATATGTTATTGATCGGCTTAATAGTTTAACAACAACTATAGCTTTTGCACAAATATTAGTTGTTAAATCAGAAGTGGATTCATATCTGTACCATCTTATGTCATTTATATGTAAAAACTTTTCAGCATCATTACACTTGGTTAGTCTTGTAATGCCTGATGATAAATGTAGTGATAAATCATTAAAAGCTTATCAATCTAAATACGATATCAGATATGGTTCAACTTATAATAATGTTAGTAACGACGAGTCAGTAGATATAGTCATTATTTTATCGTTTGATAGTGAACCACATTGCGAATTTGTACTCTATGAAGCGCTTCGCGTGTTGCAGCATGGGGGGATAGTTATTGCTACTTTTGGGATGCAAGCATCCACTCAATCTACTGATATGGAAGTTTTAGCTTGCGCAAAGATTGAATCGCTTTTGTCTCAAATGGGAATTCACTCTGCAGGCAAGCCACTCTTTTGTGCTGGCGAACCGAGTTTTGGTAACACTGTAGACTGCGTGACGAGCAAGTCTGTGGGAGGCTTTGTTCTACGAAAAATGTAGCTTTCATCGACGATCGGAGCAGGGCAACAATATGTTCCGAGATGGCGCCATTTCCATGAATCTTATTGTCATTTCTAATAAAAAATATCCTACTGATTTTCGCAAATATCTTATGGCTGCTGCAGAGTTACAGTCTGCTGTGGCTATCCACATTTATGCTTGGGAGGAATTTGTTGTAACTTTTCAAGGGCACGAGATTTGCCGCCTGCCGGGTGCAGGCAACGAGAAAGTGGTCTATGAAATGGTCCGTAAGCTTTCAAATGGACCGAGCATTGTTCTGACTGGCCTCGGAGGCCGGCTATCGAAGTTGGCCATTTCCGCAAAACGATATCTATCCAATTGCCACTTCATCTATGACATTTACGATCATTTCCAGTACGGAGCCCATGGTGTTGACTATTGGCGTTGGCGCTGGAATGACTTGCGATGGCGGTATCACGTAGAT contains:
- a CDS encoding type IV pilin protein, whose product is MLRKLRNSKGFTLIELLIVVAIIGILAAIAIPQFSAYRVKAYNSAAGSDLRNLKTALESAFADDQSYPPEG
- a CDS encoding tetratricopeptide repeat protein — translated: MVGLLQSSDYNIWKQFGGGGGDYFRPLVFLSYDLDLKLFGDNPQGFHLVNLAIHLANSILVYILADLLTRSKEPNRYCALVAAVFFALNPLNTEAVVWISGRFDLLCCFFFLLAMIVAIDKRVSVLKSAISLFIMLFCSLLSKEASAGFVLILSVYVLVDLSNKSKRTFILLMTAWVTTVVYLFFRTGFTTKVDSGITKVITAPATFSATVFDDFAVYGFYLKKLLFPFPLNFAINSIDKPLCLFIGIVVLLLFAFLFKRYDIYRLPILIVVFSLIPPVLAYQGGLPWTSFAERYLYLPMVGMALLIGLIVGRLPRTSFILSCLLIMLLAIPTMQRVNLWADSKAFWIDVIKKSPEFPRSYSGLAIEFLSEKRYDEAERLFKKTLSMGYEREFIWQDLASIYLARQEMPSYEYAMARAAFLAPAPRSTSIYNSLTQVLMYYGSDTESTKSIYRKVVQYYLKAYEKDPTYSDGLYNAGKIAMLAGDNTDALRYLNRFLLNPGNSMFRPFAIKLISKINDK
- a CDS encoding ABC transporter permease; protein product: MFRLMLVTFKGIVRDRVLHGVGALSLFFILIPSISSLSMRQVVELSTTLSLSFISLILLVLATLLGSTLLWKDMERRYTFSVLSLPIGRAAYLLGKYLTVSLFVFIVSGILTLAAVIVINVSSGMYPPDRPVSWSFIVLCILFDAMKSLILISFAFLFSTVSTSLFLPVFGTLAVYFAGNASQQVYEYITAGGGSQLPSIIKGAATVLYYFLPNFSSFNLKTYAIYGVQPNFQSLWYVTAYFIVYTAIILVCASIIFCRKEMN
- a CDS encoding ABC transporter ATP-binding protein, giving the protein MTTLTACERSEKSAIVIEHLTKTYIGKKRVRIEALKDISLSVTCGEVFGFLGPNGAGKSTTIKCLVGLLEPTKGHASIMGNIVPQIASRRNLGYLPENPAFYDYLSAEEYITFVGSSFNMTKEQLTPKCEEVLKLLGLWDARKRPMRSYSKGMVQRVGLAQVLVHDPEVYILDEPMSGLDPLGRSLVKDIICDLKRRGKTVFFSTHIIDDVEKICDRVGIILHGELQCVAKVEQIVNEGITGYQVRSHRSETGVFTDHIVSKEELTDFLNRLKSSGEDVVLVEPCRQHLEDFFLALVGKNKQST
- a CDS encoding decaprenyl-phosphate phosphoribosyltransferase, with translation MNVPSLVRLLRPHQWLKNLMLYFPPFLSGAITEPGLAIHGILPFFAFCMGSSATYIFNDIIDCEHDRNHPVKQHRPIPSGEVTLKTAAIWAFCLFFVSLWIAVFSSSGWFVLCLGLYLLISCIYTLKLKNIALIDIFCIATCFLLRLEAGGEAFAITISAWLFITVFLLALFLSIGKRLTEKRSLGTAADLHRKSLQSYPDGFLEGAMNLTGGSVLVTYSIYTISRSQLFLTVPLCCFGLLRYIMRVKSGLNGDPTESLLKDLPLLLVSLAWALIVGWRLYFA
- a CDS encoding ABC transporter permease, encoding MIQRLYRYKDLLLVFIWREFLIRYKQTVIGILWAILQPLSLMLLFSFIFGVVLHMTQKNYPYTLFYFAGVLPWTFFSGATNFSVTCLSHNFNLVTKIYFPREIIPLSGVAINFIDYLIGLFVYFILLFFYSVPITWNFIWLLPLILLLIIYTTSVSLLLSALNVYYRDVKLATNFIIQFLFFATPVIYSIDSVDNRWKILLFFNPLTFIVENMRRVTIEGRGIIIWQIGAEALGIILLYIIIYKVFIRIERAFADVI
- a CDS encoding ABC transporter ATP-binding protein, producing MLSEPIISFRNVWKKYSRQQVLNNSLREELVSLFTGRKSREDLDEGEFWALQGINFDIKQGECIGLYGPNGSGKSTILKLISNVTYPTRGIIDVRGRVAPLIELGAGMHLDLTGIENIYMNGTILGVSIRELRSKVDEIIDFSGLNDFINVPVKKYSSGMYLRLAFSIAVHSAADIFLFDEVLAVGDEEFKEKCRHKISDIMVSDKIVLIVSHDKEDMQRYCDRILSITHGIMQ
- a CDS encoding glycosyltransferase family 9 protein; the encoded protein is MNEKSQRTFNWQSSPYLLVYTMTAGLGDYFVVGDLTRKAREIVPGATCVVIHRGNPHVKLWPTCDAGTLFFDLYHPLELFSFIHLLRMARNSGAKVFGFQMAPGSLQGYLFYSLIKRIKALDFIVDFNLINADIITPPKGDYILDLHLNQLATIFRKPPHPNPRLKLPIATKCAPLQINSSFVGIHPWTRRNNDRLTWSYDKWLEVVAYLLEHRYRPVLFGRDSQFPVFREKLRREFGDNKIIFRPSGSVKELVETVSELSLLISLNTSTIHASYALQVKTVVLSGPHLDLWTPKNELFREVRDPIAIYPPSDESKTDPGMPMVSRIPTSTVISAIDELLNEGGSCEGS
- a CDS encoding glycosyltransferase family 9 protein, with protein sequence MKVLDAAYRYYKDFGFRLTAKQIFHRLAGYAVEGFVILASHSIILRKWIFGYCVNAIPDDISKLFDDREGTRIAIILIGGIGDSLFLSAMAVGIREKYPDARLFAFVRDLSQADIFLGCGLFTAFYGVRDRRLDFLRRILANEVDLSFENRYVVATKGKLVSRNESVKLKRKFAELNQNWELFPLENFRYGTLGKTIFELASATSGLEISNDNLFIPLHSGDFECLGRELHGLSPYRYITIHHGCDRRMVLPDGSGSKYQTKNWPLARWEKVVAQLQEEGFVVVQLGLSTEEMIPGALSLLGKLSIRETAAVLKYSQLHLDTEGGLVHLAKAVKTRSIVVFGPTPVSLFGYSENANLTAGTCHNCFWSDVRWFQRCPKGTNPAACMEMVTVQNVTDAAHRLLENARRKLPQAELVDLSCFDKTAIVNCQNTQSQHIDTEIFGHDNAINSKELLYVIDRLNSLTTTIAFAQILVVKSEVDSYLYHLMSFICKNFSASLHLVSLVMPDDKCSDKSLKAYQSKYDIRYGSTYNNVSNDESVDIVIILSFDSEPHCEFVLYEALRVLQHGGIVIATFGMQASTQSTDMEVLACAKIESLLSQMGIHSAGKPLFCAGEPSFGNTVDCVTSKSVGGFVLRKM